Below is a genomic region from Desulfovibrio intestinalis.
CGGACGCGACGCAGTAAGGGATTCAAGATGGGCTTTGAGAACATTGATGGAATATGGGCGCGCCAGTAAGGCACTGGCTCCACAGCCCAGGGTCTTGAGTTGCTCAACTTCGCCGTCATTGGGCAAAATAAGCAGAATGGGCAAATCCAGCAGTAGGGGATGCTGACGCAGGATCGCGCAGAACTGTTCGCCGTCCATGTCAGCCAGTCTCTGCGTGCAGACGACTACATCAGGCATGAAGGACGCCCGCCCAGTGTCAAGACCAGCCAGCATTCGGGCTGCGTCTATACCTGACGTCATGCATTCCACCCGGCTGGCCCCGGCATCGCGCAAGGCACGACGATCAAGGCTGGCCAGAGAATCGCTTTCGCAAAGGAGAAGAATATTCATAGAGGTGGGGCGGGTCATGTAGATCCTTACGGGCAAGGGGGCAAATGCCGCCGGAGGCGTAGAAAATTTGCAACGGGTTGGTGCCCGTTATGTTCCTCCACAAATTCTATAGATGTGTGGTTCTGTAGGCAAGCGAATCAACGGGCAAAGGGGATGATGCGGGCGTGGCGCACTGCGTCACCTTCTTGAAACTCTTCATTTGCCATGCCTGGATATGTGGCGTGGCAGTACGGGCAACAGAGAGTTTTATGCGAGCGTTCCAATCGGATGAGGCCGCCCTCACTTTCGTAGCAATGGGGACAAAACGGTCCCTGTCTCAAATTATTGGTGAACAGCCAATAAAATCCGTTTTGGCATTGAAGATTCTCATTAAGAAAGGCTGCATCTTCCAGTGTTTTCAGGCGGGCACGAAGCATGCTTATCTCGTCACGAAGCGCAATAGACCGAGATTGAACCTCCATGAGCAGGTGACGCGCCTTACGATATTGTCCCGAAGTAAAAAGATCGTTTATTTCTTTGAAAAGGCGATAGTCCAGCATGTTTTTTTCCCTGTTATGCCATCTCTTCGGAATGGGAGAAAAAAGCTTTAGGCTGGGTTTGAGCTGTTCTTTCGCTAGGTATGTGAACAATACTTATGGTTTTGCGTATGTTTTGAGCTAGCTGGAAAGTTGATAGAATTTTCCAGCAGGATTTCAGTCACATTTTACGGCGTGAAATCGGTTCGAGTGAACGCAGCATTTCACGAAAACGGCGATCTTCTTCCGGGTCGATGTTGTCGGGCAGGGTAGTGCCGCGCAACAGCTGACTGTGTAAAATGTCAGCCTCTTTGCGAGCACCAGCCTTGCGAACCATGTCGGTTGCTGCATCGGGCACAGGCGACAAAACCTCTTCGTGCAGCCGTTGCTCCGCCTTTTCCTGAGCTTCTGCAGCCCTACGCAAAACGTCCTCATTCACCATAATTGGCGCTTCTGCTCGCATTGCCAAGGCAATGGCGTCTGACGGCCGGCAGTCCACCCGCACTCGTCCTTCTGGCCCATTAAGAACCAGAAGGGCAAAAAAAACGCCTTCCTTGAGATCTGTGATTTCCACCCGAGCGAGTGATGCCTTGAGCGCCCTCAGGGTCATAAGTAAAAGGTCGTGCGTGAGTGGGCGCGGCAGGCTTTCCTTGTTAAGCACCAGAGATACTGCCATAGCCTCCATAGCGCCAACCCAGACGGGCAGGACGGTTTCACCGTCCACTTCGCGCAGAATGACAATGGGGGTTTTTGTCTGCGGGTCTATGGTCAAGCCGAAGACATTCATCTCTACCATGGCTCCCCCGTGCGTATGGCCATAAGGCTGTGCTTTTTTGCCTCAGTAATACGCGCCTGCACCAGCCGCCCTGTATGGTCGGTGCCTGCAGGTAAGGGCACATGCACCGGCACGCCATATGGATCGCGCCCCTGCCAGCTGGGTTCCTGCCCTTCGCCGATCTTGGGGCTCGGTCCTTCAAGCAGAAGGGTGGTTTGCTCGTGCGCTTCTTTGCGGTCAGCTAGCCAGCGCGCGCCCAGTTCATCCTGAAGCGCTTGCAGGCGAAGCAGGCGGTCCTGAGCGATGTCTGCGGGGACTTTATCTGGAAAAAGTGCCGCTCGTGCGCCAGGGCGGTCTGAATAAATAAAGGAGAAACTGGACATAAAATCACAGGCCCGCATCATGTGCAGCGTTGCCTGAAAGTCTTCTTCTGTTTCCCCTGGAAAACCGACGATAAGGTCAGTGGACAAGGCTAGGTCGGGCCTTGCGTTGCGCAGGTTTTCTACAAGGCGCAAGAAGGCTTCGCTATCGTAGCGGCGGCGCATACTCTTGAGCACAGCATCAGAACCCGCCTGAAGGGGAAGGTGAAGGCGCGGGCACAATTGAGGCAGTTCTGCAAACGCTGCCACGTCTTCAGGGCCCA
It encodes:
- a CDS encoding bifunctional nuclease family protein, which encodes MVEMNVFGLTIDPQTKTPIVILREVDGETVLPVWVGAMEAMAVSLVLNKESLPRPLTHDLLLMTLRALKASLARVEITDLKEGVFFALLVLNGPEGRVRVDCRPSDAIALAMRAEAPIMVNEDVLRRAAEAQEKAEQRLHEEVLSPVPDAATDMVRKAGARKEADILHSQLLRGTTLPDNIDPEEDRRFREMLRSLEPISRRKM